The following coding sequences lie in one Benincasa hispida cultivar B227 chromosome 6, ASM972705v1, whole genome shotgun sequence genomic window:
- the LOC120079931 gene encoding uncharacterized protein LOC120079931, with translation MDCRICVASGDLWVKVGGRVGGGIGGVVGQMGGFSHESEHDLALMVSDFLENGSGGAESWCSSDSDSGVSDLAHLAEKIVFYKNPVSQYESDLLSVVHSLTLSMNEKDLNMNKTGPCNASCIRFVLVKLLRLSGYDAAVCTTRWQGAGKVPGGDHEYIDVIKYTSGSSERLIIDIDFRSHFEIARAVEFYDRILNSLPVIYVGSLSRLKYFLQIMVEAAKSSLKLNSMPLPPWRSLAYLQAKWQSPCQRMLHPEEQQQLGSRDIVSHKQCLGHLKRLQSVLQSEIEADRFLRPVNGDNIRKIKTKTERRRHSLLRAI, from the exons ATGGACTGCCGGATATGCGTTGCGAGTGGGGATTTATGGGTCAAGGTAGGCGGCCGTGTTGGAGGTGGAATTGGGGGTGTTGTGGGTCAGATGGGAGGTTTTAGCCATGAGAGCGAGCATGATTTGGCTCTGATGGTTAGCGATTTCTTGGAAAATGGTAGCGGTGGGGCTGAGTCTTGGTGTAGTAGCGATAGCGATTCTGGTGTCTCCGATCTTGCTCATCTTGCTGAAAAGATTGTG TTCTATAAGAACCCAGTATCCCAGTATGAAAGTGATTTGCTTTCGGTGGTTCATTCGCTTACTTTGTCAATGAATGAGAAGGATCTGAACATGAACAAAACCGGTCCTTGCAATGCTAGTTGTATCCGGTTTGTTTTGGTAAAGCTACTGCGACTCTCTGGTTATGATGCTGCTGTATGTACAACCAGATGGCAGGGTGCTGGCAAGGTCCCTGGAG GAGATCATGAGTATATCGATGTCATTAAGTACACCTCTGGAAGCTCAGAGAGGTTGATTATTGATATCGACTTCCGAAGCCACTTTGAAATAGCCAGGGCAGTTGAATTCTATGATAGAATATTGAATTCGCTTCCCGTAATCTACGTTGGATCCTTATCCCGGCTCAAGTATTTCCTTCAAATTATGGTCGAAGCTGCGAAGTCTTCACTCAAGCTAAACTCCATGCCACTTCCTCCATGGAGATCCCTTGCATACTTGCAAGCCAAATGGCAGTCACCATGCCAGAGAATGCTTCATCCAGAAGAACAGCAGCAGTTGGGGAGCAGAGACATCGTGAGCCACAAGCAGTGCCTTGGACACTTGAAGAGACTTCAGTCGGTACTCCAATCAGAGATCGAAGCAGATCGGTTTTTGAGGCCGGTGAACGGTGATAACATCAGGAAAATAAAGACAAAGACGGAGAGGCGGCGACACTCGTTGTTGAGAGCCATTTGA